DNA from Planctomycetia bacterium:
AATGAACCGGGTAAACTCTTCAGGCTGAGCCTGCTGAGGCCCCTTGGGTTGGTCCTTCGCGAAAGGATCTTTCGGCTGCTCCGGCGATTCTTTCCGAGGATTAAACGGGTTCAGATCAGGGAAGACAAACCGTTCCGCGTGTTTGCTTTCCTCCCCGGTTTTGATGTTGAGCCACTGGAAGGCAGCAAAAGTCAAAAGGGCAATAGCAAACAATCCAAAAAGGATGACCGTGTTCCGTATCTTCATGACATCACCTGAGGTGTATCCTGATGTGTGATTGAAGCAGCTTATCTACGGCGAAGAATCGCAACACCGACACCAAGCAATATGACGCCCAATAGCAGCCAGATGAGTGGCAGCCACACGACACGCGTCAGCGTTTCGCTGGACATGCGAAGCCGATACGACTTCCGTTCGATGGGTTTGACATCGCCCGAATCGAGTTCTGCCTTGCCTCGTCCCCAGGCCAGGCAGGAAAACATGAGATTCGCGCCCATTTCTCCCGACGTTCTCAGCTCAGCATCGGTAATAAAGGAGGCATCACCAAACACGACCATGCGTGGCGATCCCGGCTTGCCGGGCATCGGCGGCATGCCGGGCTGCTGAGGGGGCAGTTGTGCTCCCTGATCGCGAACGGTTACTGCAACCGTGGGAGGAATGTGGGAATCAATCTTCTTGAGGATGTCCTTGGATTCAATCAGTTTTTTAAGGTATTCTTTAGGCTGAGGAATTTTCTGATTCTCAGTCCAGACAAACATTCGTGTTCCTGACGGAGTCTGAATAGGCTGAGCCACAGCGAATAACAGTGATTTAGTATCAAATCCAACGCTGGCTGAAACAGGTTTAACGCTCCGTGCTTCCTTGAAATCAAGATTCGAAGTGGCGTTTCTGAAGATGCCTTCGATACTTTGAGAAATCTCGGCATCAGTGGGGAGATTGCTTACCATGGAAGCAGGCGCTACAGGTACATGCATGGGATTTTGTTCAGAAATCGTAAACACCACATCCTGCCCAACCTGCACTCCATAGGTATTGAGAATCCCTTCCAGACCAGTTGGCAGTACTTTGCCATCCTGACCAAAATGTGTATTGAGCAAAACAATGAGCTTGCCCGAATCGACGCCATCTTTCTTGGGGCGCTTGAGGTAGTTTTCGAGTACCGATGCCTTTTCTGGCGTCATGCGTAATGGGTCAGCTACTATTACCATCAAGGCATCTTCGGGAATGGCAGAAAGTGTTTTGCCATCCGATTCCAGTTGACCAAGATTCAGTGGCTTGACAACATACCCTGCTTTCTCAATACGCTGTTTCAATGCCACGATGGACCTCGATGCCAGTGCCTCACGCTGATTCCGGGCAGCATTCTCATCGATGGAGAGCTCCCCACTGTCCTGGGTGAAGTAGATGGTTACTTTCTTCTTTTCCTGTCTGAAATCGCGTAGTGCAGAATAGATGGCCTGTTCACCTTTGTAGAACCGCTGACCCGGCCCCATGCCACGCATGCCGCCAGTCACTTCTTCGAGATCTTCTTCACTGATGAACGTGGACAGCGGCGTATTGCTGCTGGGGTCCTGAACCAGCAGTAACCCTTGAGCAAATCCTGTTGCATCGCGGAGGACTTCATATTTCTTGATCAATTCGTCCAACTGCTTGACGTTGCTTCGCACCAGAGGCAACTCGACAATTTCCAGTTGCGAGTTGAGAGCTTTGCAGTTGTTGAGCGTCCCCAGAACATCCTGCTCCAGAAGAGTATCAGGTCGAAGGATGACGTAGACTCTGACCGGTTTCTCGATCGATTTCACCAGCTTCTTGGTCGCAGGACTGAGTGAATAGATGTTTTCGCTGGTCCAGTCTGAAGGTTCCGGGCCATACAAGGCAAACCAGGCATTCACCACACCCAGGATAGCCAGGAACAAGAGCGCACCGAGAAAAGCGTTGTAGCCATAAATCCACCGACGCAACCCGGCACTGCTGCGTTCTTCCGATTTGATGGCCAGCAGGCTGGCAAACATGCTTCCCAAACCCACCACGTAGGCAAGCACAATCAGCCAGGGCTGCATCGTTGACCAACCCTGACGGTTAAGCAGTTCTCCTGACCGCATCCAGGTATAAGGAATAGCCAGGCAGATTACAGTCAGGAACCCAACCAGGCTGAACATGGCAAAGAAACCCAGTTTGCCCCATTGCTTGTCCTGCTGTGAACTCTGCGATCTAGCTTCTGCGGAAGAGAGTCGTGCCAGGTAAAACAAACCCAAGCCCAAAAGAACAATGAAATTCAACAGGCAGAACCAGAACCACGGATTGCCGGTAGCCTGCGAGAAGGCAGAACTCATCGATGCTGCTGATTGTGCTTTTTCGCCGGCGTTCTCAGGCTTGGTGAGCGCTGATTTCGGTTCCGTTTCAGATACCTGGTTGTAAGCCTTGGTGAAAAGACTGATCGCACCGATCAATGCAGCCACAGACAACACGAACATGACGATCATGGCAAATCGAGAATGTTTCGTGTTATAAGTCATATCAGACATGGTGACGCCTCAATACAGTCCGGATGTATGCAGATATCAGTTCGTGGTCTTAACGCCATTTGCGTGATTCGAGCACTCGGATTGTCAGGAACAACCAGAATGCGCCAAAACTGAGATGGAACAGAATGTGTTTGAACTCCACTTTGCCTCGTGCAAAAGAGAGGAATACATGATGAACAAACGAGATGTAGCGCAGGAATTCAAACAGTGGACTGTTCGGATCAGCTTTCGGGTTTCTCGATAAGGTTTGCTCAACGAAGTACAGCATGAAGATGGCGAGCATGCCTGCAAAAGTCAGGAGCAGCGCGACAATCTGGTTCTTGGTGATGCTCGAAAAGAAAACACCCATCGCCACAAAGCCAAAGGAAACGATACACAGACCCAGCAACGAGCTCATCATCGGTCGGAAATCGAATGCTTCCTGTCCGGCAATGCGAAGCAGCAGCGGGTAAATCGCCCATGTCATGAAAATCATGATCGTATAAAGCCAGGCTGCCAGAAACTTGCTGACCACGATGGAAAACTCATCGACCGGTGCAGTCATCAGGATTTCCATCGTTCCAGCCCGGTTCTCTTCGCTCATCACACGCATCGTCATCATGGGGATGGCGATCAGCATGAAGATGATGATCCACATATCGAAGAAATAGGGTGCTACCACTGGTTCGGGAAACGCAGCACCCATGTTGGTTGCCATCACTAGTTCATCAACCCAATTGGAGTAGACGAACCAGGCAACCACCAGTGTTGCTCCGAGAACAATGTAGCCGATAGGCGAGGTAAAGAAGCTTGCCAGTTCACGCCGTGTCAGGATCATCAGCTTACGTTCAGAGCAAAACAAAAAGCCGACAAAGCAATACAGGCCGCCCAGCAACATGTAGAGGAAGCCATTCGGAACGAGGTAAGCCTTGAGATTGAGGTTCTCCAGCGATTCAAAAGTATCCTGCAGCCAGGTGATTTC
Protein-coding regions in this window:
- a CDS encoding Gldg family protein, with the translated sequence MSDMTYNTKHSRFAMIVMFVLSVAALIGAISLFTKAYNQVSETEPKSALTKPENAGEKAQSAASMSSAFSQATGNPWFWFCLLNFIVLLGLGLFYLARLSSAEARSQSSQQDKQWGKLGFFAMFSLVGFLTVICLAIPYTWMRSGELLNRQGWSTMQPWLIVLAYVVGLGSMFASLLAIKSEERSSAGLRRWIYGYNAFLGALLFLAILGVVNAWFALYGPEPSDWTSENIYSLSPATKKLVKSIEKPVRVYVILRPDTLLEQDVLGTLNNCKALNSQLEIVELPLVRSNVKQLDELIKKYEVLRDATGFAQGLLLVQDPSSNTPLSTFISEEDLEEVTGGMRGMGPGQRFYKGEQAIYSALRDFRQEKKKVTIYFTQDSGELSIDENAARNQREALASRSIVALKQRIEKAGYVVKPLNLGQLESDGKTLSAIPEDALMVIVADPLRMTPEKASVLENYLKRPKKDGVDSGKLIVLLNTHFGQDGKVLPTGLEGILNTYGVQVGQDVVFTISEQNPMHVPVAPASMVSNLPTDAEISQSIEGIFRNATSNLDFKEARSVKPVSASVGFDTKSLLFAVAQPIQTPSGTRMFVWTENQKIPQPKEYLKKLIESKDILKKIDSHIPPTVAVTVRDQGAQLPPQQPGMPPMPGKPGSPRMVVFGDASFITDAELRTSGEMGANLMFSCLAWGRGKAELDSGDVKPIERKSYRLRMSSETLTRVVWLPLIWLLLGVILLGVGVAILRRR